Within the Mobula birostris isolate sMobBir1 chromosome 31, sMobBir1.hap1, whole genome shotgun sequence genome, the region CATTTCcagtaattgttttttttttaaatacatattaAATTTACAACATCTACAGCCTGGTTCAATTTTAGGCATTTGCCATAAAGAAAGATTTGGAGTGGATCTTGTGACAGGGACCAAAGATAACACAATTGATTTTCCAAATATCGAATTACAGAAATGTTCCGATTCCCTTGTATTGGGTACTGATGAAGCAGCCTGACAACTTAGTGACAGAGGACAGGTCAACATCTGTTAATAGAGGAGAGCTAGACACTGTCAGTGCACACAGGAAAACTGACATTATCTTCACATAATGAAGCAGAAGGTACTTCACATGAACGAGAAACAGAAGCGAGCCAAGGACAGATACTTATGGAGCACAACAGGAACAAAAAACATGAAGGGCTGGGAAGGCAAGTCGTTGTTAATTCTCTGGCAGTGCTTTGTTGAAGTACAGATCATTGTATTTTTCTAAAAATTTGGATGAGTTCAGGACGGACAAGGTATGGAGATTTAGGTGGGTAACATGGCgtaaagaaataaaaacagattgtCAGATTACTCCATGAAATCAAAGTTGTAAGGAGATGAATTCCCTCTTTCTAGACTGTACGGTTCTatcatacttttttttaaaaaaaaggtaaatGAGGCTCATTTAGGCTTGATTAGTCTAATGTATTAACACATTGATTCACCAACGTATCCAGGTAATGCATGTTCTTTAGCTAAGAAAATGAACATGGTAAAGATAAAAAGAAACAACTTAGAGAAAATTTAGCATATTGTTATTAACTAATTGTCACTTCAATTAAAAATATAAACAATAAATACCCAATTATCAAAATGGTGCCCTCCAGTAAACACCAATTCAGAGCCAGAAGTAGAGTACTGCTGGGGCATCTGGGTCAACATCAGGACAAGGCTCTGAGAAATTCCCAGACCAACAGTGAGACAATGCTAAGGGGATGACACCCTCCAGcaatggaatttttaaaaaataattagccAGAACCTGTCAATTCTAACACGATGCCTTTacgctttaaaaaaaaatcaaaaataaaattagCTTAAAATTCAAATGAAAATTTTAGACAATCATAGATAAAGCATGAATATTTACTGAAATATTGATAGGGATTCATAAAAACATGAATGATTGAGCAACAGTGTGAAATATGACAGTTTGGAGTTATTGCCCAATATCCTTCAAATGTAAGGACATTGAGCTTCATCTTTAATCAGTGGTATGACATACCTTGTTTCTTCGTAGAAATTCTTCCTCTGGAATAAGATTATCCTCACTCTTTATCTTTTTTGTTGCTGGTTCATCATCTAGTGGTGGAGGTGGTCGTGGAATTGCAGAAGGCATTGGGGCAGGAACTGCTGGAGGTGCAGGTACAAAAGCTGTAATGTGAAAGAAACACATTAGAACTTTATAATTCTTATTTTAAATTGTAACTTCTCTAATGTTTAAAaaggtgttttaaaaaaaatgaataggTCACATCTTTCCATGTGATTTTTTATGCAAGGGGAGTTAGTAGAAAATTACTATCCTATCTGCAACCTATCgttcagagcaggggttcccaatctggggtcctcACTTAATGGTACTGGTCTatggcacaaaaaaggttgggagccccagGTTGGATAGAGTTGGCTGAAATAAATTGCTGTTGGAAAGAACACTATCTGGCTCCCCCATTAGTCTTTTACGTCCATCAGCCGGCACAGACTAAGCACCAGCATTGTGTAATCGGAACCCAGCATTCCAATGTACACTTGTGCTACTCTAGATAATGTGATTAAGTCCCTGCTTCTGGGCTTACAAGTCTTCTTCTTCCCCCACTACCGTCCCACCTCTACCCTCCAACCATTCCCCATACAGTTTGAAAGACTTTTTTGATAAAAGAGCAACTTTTATTAATAACCCTTGCTGTCacccaagactaaaaaaaaaccttcctatTTCCTCATTTCTTTTCAAAATTCTTAATCTATCTGTAAAGAGGACTACAGTTCGATGTCAGATACACATCTCACCGATGTGACGTTCCTCATGTGAACCAATCTTACACTTGCCGGTATGACTGAtaaccaaagttttagatgcatATTCATAAATGTCCAAAATAACATTACCAGATGGTACCACCATTGGTGGTGGTCGGGGAGTCAGAACAGGTGGCGCCGAAGAAGGCATAGGTACTACATTAATTCGTGGTCCAGGAATCATTGGTGGCATGGGAGCTGATAAAACAGGACTTGGTGCTAAACGGATAACAGGAGACATCGGTGGCCTGGGGATAACAGGCATTGACGACATAATATTGCGCACAGGTGGTGGCATCTGaacaaacaaaaaacaacatAATTGCACTTTCACTTACTGTCCAAAATACAATAATTTAATGCCCAGTTCTCCCATTTTCACCGTCTGTGGAGAACTATGCTCTTTATGAACTGATCATGCTGTAATCACATCAGGCCTGTAATGGTTCAGTAGCACTTCTAATACTTGTATTTGAATATAAATAATATTAATCAACATGTTAAGTGAAAAATATGTATACACATAACAACAGGATCTGAAGTACAATTTGGGTGGTCTGATAAAACTACATACAATCTTGATTTTGTTTTCTGTGTCACTGAGACAAGTCTAACATTTAGCCATGCTGTTAAGGTCAAATTACTTAACTTTCACATTTTCTTATACATTGATATTATACAGGTAGGTGATTTTCAATAGCTGACAAAATATTTTGCACTCACAATAGTGTACTGTAAGGTAATTGAAATAGCTATGATTAATATAATTAAATAACCTGAAAAGGTGGAAAAATACAAGCGATTCAACGATATTCTTTTAAAGGGTTATTCTCATCGATTTCCTCTCCTGTTGCTGATGAAAGGAATAAGTAAAATAGTAGCTTGCTTACACTGCATCATGTAGTTCATTTGCCCAGCATATGCAGTACCAGAAATAGAAATACGTACTGGAAATAGTCCCATATTTGAAACCACAAAACAGATGGGAAAGTAGTATTCAGCTGCTTATTTAATTACAACTAATAAATACTGGGGCTGTGGCTATTTTGCCACGTGTGGAAACCCCAACTATGCAGAGGAATTTCATGTTAGTGAGGCAATAATACTTCTGTGTGCCTTACTGTTTCTCACAATCCTAAGCATCTCAACTTAACTGTAAACAACGTCCAAACATTTTCAAAATATCTGCCAAACTTACAGAAGGTGGTCTGGGCATTGATGTAATTGGAGGAGCATTCATTGAAGTATTTGGGGCTGATGAAGGTGGTGGGGGTTGTGGTAAATCAGCAGGTTTGCTGGGCCCAATTTTCTCCTTGGTGTCATCCTCTGGAACTAATCCTTTGGCCTTGTGGATAGCTTCAATCTGCtcctgcagtgtgatgttggcttGTGCAGCCTGTTGTGTACGTGCCATGCTGCCAGAATGCCCATCCCAAGTAACCTTgaccacaagaaagaacaaacaCAAGCCAAGTTTACTGATGCATTTATACATTTTTAAGGTAATAGACATAAAAACTACGTCCATACAtgctgaaaaaaaatcactttagaGTAGAATAATTTCATATCAAATCAATTTGCTATTAATTTATCCACATAAATTACGATTTCTGCCTCCTTTAACTGAGGCAATTGACAATTATGTTTGATTTCTAAATGAGTTCATTTAAATGAGTTCTAAATGAGTTAATCAAGCAAACTTTATATATGTTGTTCTCTATACTGTGACAGCATTTTCATAGTTTAATTTACATTGCTAACTACCTTAAATATAACTACCTCTGAAAACTGGAAAAGACTTTCAATTACAATATTGCCACTCATTTCTGGTACTAGTTTTGTGAGAGTATGGCGTGGTCGGTGAATTTAGGTTAGTCTTAAGTGTTTATTTCTGTGGAGATTATACAAGAAAAAGTTTTTGATTACTCTTGTAAAACTGCAGAATTAACAAGCAACCCCAAAATACTATACAAGCAGTGAAATGATACCTAAAATTTGTACAATGATGGGAATTCATACCTTCTCTTCTGGTTTCTGTATTTCTTCTTCACCAATCTTCTTTCCAATAGCTGTTTCCTCCACACCAAAGATATCAGTACGTCGTTCAGCCAGCTGTTTCAGGCTACTTTCAATATCCAGACCTATTAAACAAAGTgacgttatttgagttactgtcaccttcccgtcagcttgaaccagttttgccattctcctctgacctgttTCATTAACAaagccacagaactgccgctcattgAAAGTTTTTCtggcttttcacaccattctctgtaaactccagagactgctgtgctagaaaaatcccaggagatcagcagttactgagataatcaaaccaccccatctggcaccaacatgggAAAAGTCAcaaaaatcacatttcttccctattctgatgttggatctgaacaacaattgaacctcttgatcacATCTGCATActcttatgcattgaattgctgccacatgattggctgattaaatatttgcattaatgtgtacctaataaattggccactgaatgtatgttactacaggtcgaccttcactaatccggcaccattggggtCTGAGGAGagctggattagtgaaaatgccgaattacagaaggatcacattaagcataatcagtgctggattattgaggaaccagattacaggtagtcggattagtgaaggtcgactgtatGCATCTGTATGGGCTGTCAGCAGTTAATGTTACTAACTTAGAGGTATCTGGTTTCGATTCAGAGTTAACTCGTGTTTACTGTGATTGCTTGTGTTTTGCCTGAATTCAAGATTGGCTGAAAGGTTATGCTGTTTCTGTAAATTACCCCTTGGTGCAGGTAAATGTCAAAAGAATCAAAAGGGGAATTGATAACGAGGAAGCTGCAGGGTTATAGAGAAATGAAAGAATTAGGACAGACAGGATTGCTTTGCTGGAAGCCAGCATGGGCCAAATAGCCCTCTCCCATGTCACTATGTCTCCCGTTAATAAAACCAATAAAGCCAAATTGACACTACACCAGTCTACACAAAACATATGTTACTATGCTGCCAGTAATTTGTCTAAAGCACAGTAGACCACAGCACAAGAAGCAGTGAACACTGAAAATATCAAAATACTTAGGGTTTTTCACAGGATACACTATTTTTGAGAATTCAATGAAAGCACATGTTCCCATAACCCCCTGACAAAATCAATTTCTTTGATCAAGAGATATCATGAGGTGGTCAGGATCAGAAACTACTCTTAAATCCTTACAGCCTGTCCACACAGCATCATTGGCAGAAACCTGGGCTGAGAGCTCTCAATGAGCTGATACAAAGGGATCAAAAATAACTATCTGATTTGTATCCATCATTGTATGTGTAAATTGTATTTAAAAAAAGGCTGGATAAGTTGTCTCAACTACAAGTGTGAACAGTGGTGAGCTACGGGAAAGATACCCCCCTACCTTCACCCACATAATAAAAACAAGTCTTTTTCAAATTTTAGGCAGTGCTCCAGAGTGCTGATCATTACTTATACTCACCTGGGGCATATACCTCATcttcactctgtttctccctGATGGAGCGTTCACGCTGCTCCAGCCAACGTGGATCCAACAGCCCAATTCGCATGTGTTCTTGCATTTTGCTAGCTGGAATCTTTTCTCCGGTGATTGGCGAGATGAGATACTCATCAGGTGCAGGAGTGCCAGCCACTGGCTTAGAAGCTAAGTGAATCCAAGATAAGAAAATAAGCATACATTCTCCAAACCCAAACTACACAATTTAATACAAGTTAAGAAAAGGTGTATGCGTGTGTGCCCGTGCATGCACACAAGTGCCCACCTCTGACACCAATCCCACTGAACACAGTTGATCTGTAGTATTGCATGAGCATCTTTCAATGTTAACACTATACAAATTTTCCAGGAGTACTGAGAATAAATGTTTTTAAATGGTAGAAATCAAAAGCAATGACAAATTGCTTTGCCTGATAGTAGATAGTTTCACAATtttgcattttggtagaactcCCATCTCAACCCAGTATTGCCAATGCCATCTTAATATATATTTGAGAACCCAGAGGAAGCAGGAGATAATGTTGCCCAATGTAATAATCACTATTCATGAGGCCAATTAGAATTTTAAAAAACAAATTGTTTCCTTTGCTGTTACTAAATAAAACCAGATATTTGCTAAGTATACAAATGAAGTGTATTACCCACACTGTATGCAAGGCATCAAAATTGGCGCACATGTCCAAAAGAGCAAACTCAGGACTGGTCCTCTGGCTAGGAAACAATTTCTATAGAATACTGGGCTATGAAATCAAGTTTTATAATACTACTTGAACAATTCATCTTCTGGTTCAAAATGAAGGTGTGATAAACCAAGACTACACATGTTGCCTGTTCATAAAAGATCTACCTTTTGTGGAATGGGGATAGTTATACTCAAGATAGATGGATCAGAAATGGTGGTGATAGAAAGCCACACTGTTCTTCAAAATATAAAACCATTAAATTAAGCTACAGACCATAAAAACACAAGTCAATGACTGCTATTCAACCACCTTTTTTTTCAGTTTACTGATACTGTGGATGTAGTTAACATGGTGCAGGACAAATCAAATGTAAGCAATTGCTTCTGGGCTTTCATTCTCCTGTGCTTTTTGACAGAATTCAGTGATTACCAATTTCCCCTTTTTTAATTTTATGCTTCCAATGTCAAATGGATGAAGGCAAAAAGATACAAAATTacacagctacaagagaaattgGCATTTAGCATTATCGAGCCGGCAGAAAAAGGATCAACTTAAGTTTTAGCTTTAGAATGGAAACTTAATGATATTCCAAATCcatgcagaaaaaaaaaatcagcagttTTGCAGGAAGAATATATTGTGTCCTGTGTTCCATTCCCTTAACTTATTTCAAACTACCAGTGCACTTGAGTGACTACAACCATTTCAGATGGATCAGTAGCTTTTAGATCCATGTAActtaaatttcctctagtgttTGCAAACTCACCCTTTGGATCATAGTCTTTCCTAATGATAACCTGATCTGGCGTAGGAGGGAGAGGTGGAGGCATTGGATTATCAGGTGGTGGAGGCACTTTCTGACTTTCATCTTCTTCATCTGATCCCTAAGGGAAACatatacagatacaaaattataAAAATGTTTGCAGTTTTCAGTTATTAATATTCTGTTCCTATTTTGAGGACTGAAATCAATCCAGATTTTTAACAGTTAGTTGTATCAGCTATTCCACAGGTGGACATAAACTTGCTAGCatccctttcttagataaggaaagTGAACTAGAAATATTCAACTATAAAGCACAATTTAAACATACAACATGATCAAATTTAGAAGCACACCTCATCCATGTCTTGTACTTGAGTATCTTGATCCAACTGTGCTGGAGCCTCTTCTGTCTTCTCTTCTGTTTCTTCAACTTCATCATCAGATTCAACTTCCATTTCAACCTCCTCACTCTCACCAAACTTCTCGTATCTCTCCTGCATCAAAATACGCGCTCCAAGTTCTTCTGGGGTAGTCGGTGGAGGGAAATGTCCTTCGAGTAGAAAGGTTAATTATTAATATTGCATGCCTTTTGTTTCTCTACTtcatctgtttctctctctctctccccccctccccctcacaaaaAGACCCATCTCAAATTATACTATTTTCTTCAAGGCAGAAAATGCCATTCCATTATTTGGTTACATGGGGAATTTCAGGAGAATGGAACTCAATTATCATTTGCTAAAATTTTGCATTTTATAGTAGTagataaacttatccacatcctcaTGGAAAATTTTGTTGAGAGAACAAGTGCCTGGCTTCCCAATTCTCAATGAATATTGACACAGGCCTTCCAGCATCAGGAAAGAGCAGTTTAACGTCTCATCTTACTCACTAATTGGAAGTGGGCAAACCTGGCAAAGCCCTGGTTGTTGAAAAACAAGCCATGGCTCTTCAATGTAGATTATGCGCACAAGACATCTTCCACCACTTGAACAATTAACCAACTGCCTTGTCAACTCAAACTGAACACTGATGGCTGTTTTGATGATAAACTTTTCTCCAGAATTAAGTTGACAATTACAATATATTCAATGATTTGCATGAACTATAACAAATTCCTGCTTATATGACATAATGTGGGGGGGAAAAAAGTGCAAGGAAAAGTTTGAATTCTTCCAAGGAATGGAGACAACAAATAATtgaatggaaacaacaggaattctgcagatgctggaaattcaagcgacacacatcaaagttgctggtgaacgcagcaggccaggcagcatctgtaggaagaggtgcagtcgacgtttcagcccgaGACCAAATAATTGAATGGGTAGGTTTTAAGAAAGGTCAAAGGAGGAAGAAAATAAAAGGACTGATTTTTATTTATGTTTAAGGTTGAAATTAGTGAGAAGGATCAGAATGTTCAGAAAATCAGAAATATGGACTGAGTTTGGGGGGTATAAACAATTTACTTCTAAAACCATAGACAAGGTGACGCCTTGTTACTGCTGATAATGCAGTTTATACAGGGCTGAAGATGCAACTATTGTGTTATCCTAATGCTTAGCTCACAGAAAGCAATGCTCACCCAGGAGAGAGCCACCTGGTAGCAGAGATAACCACAGCATTGAATTATAGAGCTAGATATCACTAACATACAAGAAAGTATTAACGAAGAGTAATAAGGGACAGAGGAATAGATTTAATGGACTCCTGAGGTGATGGCACAAGAGAAAACATTTCTAAGAGGAGATCACACTCAACTgggcaaaaataaaacaaacagtAGTTGTGTCAAACTAGACAAAGGAGGATGCAATTGTTTTCTACACTGAAGATCACAAACAAGTATAAGCACAATTATGTCTAAAGATAGCAGAAAACATATTATGCCCAAAGATAGTAGAAAACATTCAACAACTTTGGTCGGGATATTTCCctatatgtaggagggaaggaaatCTGATTGAAGAGACTCCAACAGAAAGGCAAGGGAAATTAACACAAATGTGTATCATAAATATCATACTTAGGAATCTTGGGTCTGATGAGAAGGAAAGTGAGTGGTTGTTAGTACGGTTAGAAAGCAAAAGAATTAGCTTTTCATGAACAACAAAAATGAAAATTAGTGTCAGCAATTGTAAAATGGAAAAGGAGTCATTTGCAAAATAACCTAGCATGTGAGTTGTGGGATGGTGCTGAATGCCAATGGAATCAAGGGTGGGTCAAATTTATCGATAAGCAAATGTTGGAGAACTGAAAATAACAATGATAAATTAGAGCAGTATGGAGTTGGGATATATAGAGAACCAAGGACGACGTTGCCAAGCAAAGGCAGCAATCTTTCCGTGAATTGCTAACTGGATTAGAAAGCTGTTAAGTGATATACAAAAGGTTCCTGCTTCAAGACCTCCAAAGCAACCAAAGGGTCATGGATGGTTTCAATAGAATAGTACAACCTAGCAGAGCTTCACGTGTCCAAGGTACATTTCTTAGTATCAATTTACATTCCTGGAAGGACTGACTTGGAGTTTTACCTAAAAAAAAAGTAGTCACACAAAAGTGTAGGCCTTAGAGCCTTGTAAGCCTGCTCTTCCATTTAAAATATAATGACTTATTTTTACCTCAAGTTCATTTCCCACTCAATCTCTAGATCCTTTATATCTCTTAGTGTCCAAATATCTATTTATCTTAGCCTTCAAAATACTCAACAACCAAGCACCCAGAGTCATCTGGTAAGGAATTCCAGATTTACAAATCTCGGAAGAAAACAACATAtagtaataaaaaaaatcaccCGACCTTCATTGCCAAAGTTTTCCAAGGTTTATAATCTCATTTTTGCCAAACTCCAAGATTGTATATGAAGCACAAATTAATAATATTGTACAGCAATTTGGTGTGATATACAACTTAAATTGCATTTTTGGTTGAATGAAAACAAATCAGACTTTATGGAATTCAAACTAAACATTTGAAAATAATTGATTTGCACAAAGATTCTTTTTAACTCTTATTATAGACAAGGCATACTGAATTTTAGTAACTGGGCAAGTTTCATGCAACACAAAAGTTAAGTGCATAATTACACTTTATAAAAAAATGCAACTTATGTTTAAAATCATCACTGGTTAGAAATGTTTGTATTTAAATGTTTGAAACAAGCAGACCCAAAGTGTCTAGAACATTGGTCTTTCAAACCAATTTAATGCAAAACCAAATCAAGTTTAAGCAAGATATCCAAGTCAGGCTAAGGGAAATATGGTCACTAGAACATACTTATTTGGGTTCCAATGCAAAATCAAATGACTATCGTATTAATCTTTACCTTGCTCATTTGGCTGGAAGTCAACAGTTTCCACCACCACAAAGTCATGCCAATCAATCTGTGCATAGGCTACTCTTTCCCTTTCCCgttcttcctcctccttcctcctttCACGCTCCTGAAATTTGGCCCATTCAACTCGGTATCTCACCTGTCATGGAAAGCAATTCATGCACAACTGAGAGACTTGGCCTTCCATtccagaggggaaaaaaaacttttgttcATAAAGAATAATTTCATACATAACACACAAGGTATTTATGACAAGGCAGGCAGCTGAGGTTTAGGAACTTGGGAGTTAAAAGATAGTAGAGCGACAAAACTAATTATGACTAACATTCAGGAATAAGCGGATTTAATGAATGATAACCAGCAAACATAATCCCTTAGTGATGGATTACTGCAAAGTACCATGTTTAAACTCAGCAGCAAGGCCTTATGATATAGCAAGACCTTTTGCTCATGTGTCTTACATAAAGTACTTCAGGAAATAAATGCTGATCAAGGAGACGGTGCAGCAGTCTCATAAATAAGGTAAAGATCAAGATAGTTACAGATTGTTAGAGATCAACTTTCTGTTCTTGAGTGTAGAAGTTTACTGTGTGATCTGATTTAGGTATTTTAGATTAAATTTTGGTTTAGTCAGGTGGAGAAATCTAGAAAGAGGGGTATATTAGAAATCTTCAAATACGAACTTGTCTGCTTACAAGAAAATCAATTCAAAATATAAAATATACTTTGCAAAAAAAGCTACTGAGACTGGATCAATTAAAATGTCCAAATCAAAGgtataaacaaaataaaacacaagGTTGCATAGATGAAAAGATACAGGTCATACAAAGGCTCCCAACCTGAAGTCCATGGACACTTttcttaatggtattgatccatggcataaaaaaggttggtttATTTGAACACTAGAAAAGGTTTGAGAAATCTATTGCTTTATTTCATCTCTAATTAAATCACAGATGTATAGATGAGAAAGCCTGGGGACTTCTTCCAGTGTACCAAATACAACTAATATTTAAACCTTTTTACAAAGTATTATACTTCAAAAGCCAATAAAGGGACTACTAACCTTCTAAAAAAAATTACTTGAGATATTTATACCTTAtaatgaattacaaatattatGTGTAACAGATGGTTCAAATATTTAAGCAATCACTGTGGTTAGTTAAATATtatcaacaacaaaaaaaaacactaatgtCTCACCTGATCCAAAACTTCTTTAGGGTTTTCTGCTTCCTTTTTCAACTTTAGAAGTAGGCCCTTCGGCGGTATTAAGATCtgtaaaaataaagaaaaaatatcATCTCTGGCAATAAGGGATACCTGCCAGTTGATCACAGTACTCACCGATTCATTAACAATCCCCACTTAGTAGAATTTATTTCCTTTATTAAGAATAATCGCATATTTGGAAATACCCAACCCTTCAAGTCATAACCCGAGTTTCAAAGGTCAATCCTATGAAGAGCATGATCTATTAGTGTGGCTTAGTTCACTGTACTTGACTTCATTCACATATAACAATTTGTGTTTTAGTTTTTTTACCTTTGTATACTGCTCCACTAGTTTGGTGAAATAGTTGAACAAACTGTGCTGTGGTCGCAGAAAGTCAAACTGATAGTTTCGTTGCTCTTTCTGCATCAGCTGAGTCAAAAACTGACGACCATTTCGTGCAACAAATTGAGCGGTTAGCTTCACGACATCCAGATCGAATGCTGAGATAGATGGAGGATcagcaataaattcaaattcaggtGGTGGTTCTTTGGGGATAATAGTTTCCTGAATCACTTGAGCTTGCACCTGTTTAATGTTCAtggaagaggaaaaaaaatctcagaaTTTGTAAGATCATTTATCAcgatgtcatcaacaaacttggctATGTGGCTTCTAATAAGAAAGGCCTCAAGAAAGATTCCTGCATGACATCACTAGTCACCCTTGCCAATCAGAGTGCCTGACCATTATCCTTGCTCTCTGTCTCCTGCACCCTGCCAGTTTCCTAACCAAATGAATAAGATGCCTTCAATTCTACAAGCTTCAACTTTTAAGACAAGCCTCTCAGAAGATTtttatcaaatgtcttgaaataacatccactgacatTTCCTAAACATTCACTTGACTACTACATAAGTTATTCACATTTGACATGTACGCTCTAAAAATTCCTAATCATTCTATCCAAGCAACTGAAAACTTTCAGGATGCTAAGCCAACCCATCCTAAACCTCAGGTTCTATTAAGTTTCTGACAAAGACTGAAAATATCAAATTTCTTGGTTTATCCTCTCACCTTGGTTACACAATGCAGTGACATGCTGAATTTTTCAACTGCAAGAATTTTGGAAAATCAGTTAGGACCTCAACAATATTTGCAAACACTCCTTTTAGAACAATGAAATGAAACCATTTATGCCTCCTTAATGTTATTATTTTCCTTGTGCTAATGTAACAAatctcaacttgtgcagcaatattcatttattttacttactgagatacagtgcagaataggcccttctggcccctcgagccacactgcccagcagcccccctcccccatttaaTCTGAGTTTAAcaacaggataatttacaatgaccgactaacctaccaactgatgagtctttggactgtgggaggaaactgaagcacccggaggaaacccacacggtcacttacaggcagcagccagaattgaacctggatcacttgTACTGTAAAGTGCCATGCTAATACCTATGCCACTGGCTTACTAGCCTCCTTGTGAAAATATCCTCTAGAAAATAGTAGTGCACACAATAAATGTACTAATTTTCAACAATGATCTTGTCTCAATCCTCCATTAAATGGCTGCTTTTAAATCCTCTGCCTTTGCTACCTGTGTATTTTCTGTGTTTATACCTCATAAATGGATGTATATCACACCAACCATTGAGGACTGTTTGACCACAACTTCCACTGTTTGTTTCATGTCTGTTACATTTTTAACATATTAAGAAATTAGTTGTGCATTTGACTCTTGTCAGTGAAATTACTTACTTTCTGTGGCAGCTGCTGCTGTTGTTGCATAACCTTTGGAATAGCAGCTGAAGGCTCTTGCCCTTTTCCCTCTTTGAATTCATTAACTTTGTGTCGGTAGTATGCATGATAAGGATCATTTGGATTCAAGAAATT harbors:
- the sf3a1 gene encoding splicing factor 3A subunit 1, with amino-acid sequence MPAGPVQALPPPQTENQIPEETKDETLSSKPIVGIIYPPPEVRNIVDKTASFVARNGPEFEARIRQNEINNAKFNFLNPNDPYHAYYRHKVNEFKEGKGQEPSAAIPKVMQQQQQLPQKVQAQVIQETIIPKEPPPEFEFIADPPSISAFDLDVVKLTAQFVARNGRQFLTQLMQKEQRNYQFDFLRPQHSLFNYFTKLVEQYTKILIPPKGLLLKLKKEAENPKEVLDQVRYRVEWAKFQERERRKEEEERERERVAYAQIDWHDFVVVETVDFQPNEQGHFPPPTTPEELGARILMQERYEKFGESEEVEMEVESDDEVEETEEKTEEAPAQLDQDTQVQDMDEGSDEEDESQKVPPPPDNPMPPPLPPTPDQVIIRKDYDPKASKPVAGTPAPDEYLISPITGEKIPASKMQEHMRIGLLDPRWLEQRERSIREKQSEDEVYAPGLDIESSLKQLAERRTDIFGVEETAIGKKIGEEEIQKPEEKVTWDGHSGSMARTQQAAQANITLQEQIEAIHKAKGLVPEDDTKEKIGPSKPADLPQPPPPSSAPNTSMNAPPITSMPRPPSMPPPVRNIMSSMPVIPRPPMSPVIRLAPSPVLSAPMPPMIPGPRINVVPMPSSAPPVLTPRPPPMVVPSAFVPAPPAVPAPMPSAIPRPPPPLDDEPATKKIKSEDNLIPEEEFLRRNKGPVTVKIQVPNMQDKSEWKLNGQVLVFTLPLTDQVSVVKVKIHEATGMPAGKQKLQYEGIFIKDSNSLAYYNVTSGSVIHLAFKERGGRKK